One genomic window of Acidovorax radicis includes the following:
- the rplT gene encoding 50S ribosomal protein L20 has protein sequence MPRVKRGVTARARHKKVLALAKGFRGRRGNVYRIAKQAVMKAGQYAYRDRRTKKRVFRQLWIARINAAARELGLTYSQFANGLKKASIEIDRKMLADIAVHDKAAFGSIVEQVKAKLAA, from the coding sequence ATGCCTCGCGTCAAACGTGGTGTAACGGCCCGTGCCCGTCACAAGAAAGTTCTCGCCCTCGCTAAGGGTTTCCGTGGTCGCCGCGGTAATGTCTACCGTATCGCCAAACAGGCGGTAATGAAGGCTGGGCAATATGCCTACCGTGACCGCCGCACCAAGAAGCGCGTGTTCCGCCAGTTGTGGATCGCCCGTATCAATGCCGCTGCCCGTGAACTGGGCCTGACCTACAGCCAGTTCGCCAACGGCCTGAAGAAGGCATCCATCGAGATCGACCGCAAGATGCTGGCCGATATCGCAGTGCACGACAAGGCTGCCTTTGGCAGCATCGTGGAGCAAGTCAAGGCCAAGCTGGCTGCTTGA
- the rpmI gene encoding 50S ribosomal protein L35 has protein sequence MPKMKTKSSAKKRFRVRPGGTVKRGQAFKRHILTKKTTKNKRHLRGAVAVHETNMGSIAQMLPGAGL, from the coding sequence ATGCCCAAAATGAAGACCAAGAGCAGCGCGAAAAAACGTTTCCGCGTTCGTCCCGGTGGCACCGTCAAGCGCGGTCAAGCCTTCAAACGTCACATCTTGACCAAGAAGACCACCAAGAACAAGCGCCACCTGCGTGGTGCAGTTGCTGTGCATGAGACCAATATGGGCTCTATCGCACAAATGCTGCCCGGTGCTGGCCTTTAA